AATAATCACGTGCATATTATTCACCTCCGACGAGCAAGCAATTTCTGTTGCGATTCGGTTATTACGGATGAAGCATGCTCCTTTTGCAATTTGCGAAAGGCGGATGGTCGAACCATTTGATGTGGTTTACGCAACGAACGAAAAATGGCGATGAAGTGCATACAAAAAAACACGTGTTGCTTGATAACGCTGCAATGAAAAGTATAATTGcactttattataaatcgtTTCAAGGTCCCTTTAATCATTGCTGCATTATTTTACTTCGTAATCTTAAAGCGCAAACGCgattatgattaattatttgtcagAATAATATACCATAAAAACCTGGaaagtttatatatgaaaatctaATTGTTTGTATTAACTTTAATCATCCTGAGCTTTTATACTAGCAATCCTTCCTTCACAAAATTGCCCTAAACTTAAGTAGTACTAATAACATACTCATATggatatattcttatttatacatatatgtatatgtatatacatatatatatttgtttatataatataaagaaccTTATTTTGTAAGTATAACAGGCTCTTAATTCCAAGCTGCAAAGGGACTCGATAACATCtaattctgtttttatttttataatataaatgtatttcctAACACATGTATTATTCAGctcttataaaattgcaattgtaCTTAATCTAATGTCTATTAAGCAAAACCGATAGTGGTCCTTTACAGCTACATAGCTTTTTACAGCTCAAAGGTAGTAAATATCTTTTCAGAGTCACTTTGCAGCTATTAGTACAATACTTTATTTCCAAAGCATGATAGAtctatgataaatttatgatcTATTTATGATCTATTTATGATCTAAATTtagttaacaaaaaatatatagtattttaCAGTAccatattattataatcttaaataaactattatctGCATACAGAATGTATGCGTATAGGTTTGTTCATGGCAACATTAAAACTAGATCACTCTTCTCGAAGTACCGATAAACATTTCTTGAGCAATTCCGCATGCGACTGTGAACACAaagtaaatatgtaatttaacgTTTTGCACATAGCTTACGAAATAAGCGGAATTGCCATTCACCTTAGCATGTTTTATTTCCAACTCTGTTAATTCGATGAGATTCTTCTTAAACGCAGCAACTCGTCTAGTTTTAAAATCCAAAAGTTCTGAAAGATAatcaaaagtattaataaaataatatctaaaacaGTCTacataatcaatattattctgCAGATTAGATGGAAACTATGTATTTATAAGacgaaaaataatgtatgttATTTTCTTTCGCAGATGATATTGATTGTACTGTTTccaaacaaataaatacatgtttatttaccttctcttcctttcttaGACATTTGTTCATACTTCTCACATGCCTCAGTTTGCGCTTGTTCCGCCTTGATTAAtacagatataatatttaaactatCAAAATGTCACATATTttgtctaaatttttaaattctataatataacttaatatttagcATATTCATCAGCAAGACTTATACTGGCAccatgaaatattataattatattataaattataataaattatcataatattgaAATCCATGCAACTGTCATTCATGCATAATACTTAACAATAAATTCTGTgctgcaataattaatttgtgtcAATTTCTCTGCTTAAAATGGAATATCTcatgtacatattatattcattCATAATTCAtacatgtgaaaaaaatatatttcttgtagaaatatattctttataaaggtattgtaaaattaatttttttttctattattaggAAAAAACTTATGCCATGATATCATAGATTtcttaatcaaatttttaacaaactatTTCTTTTGACTTGCCTAATATCGATTAAAGCTCGATTTTAATATGAATCAATTTCGACATTTCAtccagttaaaaaaaaagatgacaaAAAACTGACAATAAGTATTTTAAGCACTACAaccaaaaatatatagatgaCAAACAACATGACACACCTCAGCAACCTCCAGTGCCTTGaaaagcaagaaaaattaaagttcTGATTAGATACTACTCGatcattataatatcaataattgcaGTTTCAGTTAACCAGCTTTTTACGcgatatgttaatatattaatcttgAAACAGaacaaatgttatatttattcattttccCTCGCTCAATTCCCTTGATAATGTCAATGTTTAATTAGCTAATGATATAAATTCgcaattatagaaaaattatgtatggACTTACAGCGTGGACATCCTTATTTTTGGCACGAGCTTTTTCAAGAGTGCGATTCGCAGTTTCATATTCATGCAAAGCTTTCAATCTTCTAAAAAGAAGTCTTTTAGCCGCAGCTGTGTCCCTCATGTAATAACGAAGAGTatctgataattttaaatcttcatCTGATGCCACTCGTCCTTCAactttctgcaaaaaaaatatttttcgaaacttaaacaatagaaatttaatgagcaaaaattttgaagagcattttataaaatgttcgtACTCGTAATTTCTCGAAGGTCTCGGCAATTTTAGTTAAGAACCTCTCGAGTTTTCCACTATCTGTTGTAGCTAATTGTAGAAGATTGGTGGAAATCTTTATATACGAATCCGCTACATCTTTATGTTTAGATGTTTGGCGATCAGCCAGTCTTGTTGCTTCTTTCAAATTATGATGGTAAGTTTGAAGGAATGTCATTTCTTGATCAAAGAAATCATTTACATCTTTTACTGTAgctgataaataatattcatcaGTAGTTTTGGAAAACGACTTCACCAGACCACCAAACATTTCCATTCTATTCTTtcctataataaaaaaaaaccatatatattctgtatttatattaatttttatatattgcaatattttctgCACAGAAAACAAAAGTATTACCTCTCACACAAAGATCTTGATCATATTCTAAGAATACCCTCAAATTATGATCATTCCGAAAGACTGGATGATGTGCCAACCTAGTCAAAAACATCTCGTGCATAGCgacagtttttttaaaagtagcTAAATATTCTCTGCAAAGTAATACAcacattacaattaaattccATTCCAAAAtcaacaaaaatgtaaataataattgtaagagagataaatttacatatacaaaAGAACTCACGCTTCTAATTCTTGTTTCatcttattaaattcttcGCGTGTCATATTTCCTTCACCCTCACCGAGTTTTTGTAACTTCTCGCGTGACGCATCAAAATCTGGTCTTGGTGGACATGGTGGAAtctattgtaataaatatcaataagtTCACAATGTCAAAGTACAAAGTTTAAGTACACGCTAAAGCaatgttatcaaaatattgtgaaatttcTACATACAATGTAACCAGCGTACTCTTCATTTTCCTCAAATCGATCATGAAGCCACACAAATTCCTCATGTTGCCTTACAACTAGATTGTCTGGTTTTTGAAATTCAGGTAGAGTAGTTTTCGTATGTAcagtaaattttactttatcctTCTCGCTGAGAGCGTCCGAAATATCAACTTGCAAGGACTTATCCGAGAGGTC
This genomic window from Linepithema humile isolate Giens D197 chromosome 5, Lhum_UNIL_v1.0, whole genome shotgun sequence contains:
- the Snx6 gene encoding sorting nexin-6 isoform X1, producing the protein MLQDGICDTADILNSTPPKKTIHADTIDLSDKSLQVDISDALSEKDKVKFTVHTKTTLPEFQKPDNLVVRQHEEFVWLHDRFEENEEYAGYIIPPCPPRPDFDASREKLQKLGEGEGNMTREEFNKMKQELEAEYLATFKKTVAMHEMFLTRLAHHPVFRNDHNLRVFLEYDQDLCVRGKNRMEMFGGLVKSFSKTTDEYYLSATVKDVNDFFDQEMTFLQTYHHNLKEATRLADRQTSKHKDVADSYIKISTNLLQLATTDSGKLERFLTKIAETFEKLRKVEGRVASDEDLKLSDTLRYYMRDTAAAKRLLFRRLKALHEYETANRTLEKARAKNKDVHAALEVAEAEQAQTEACEKYEQMSKKGREELLDFKTRRVAAFKKNLIELTELEIKHAKSHAELLKKCLSVLREE
- the Snx6 gene encoding sorting nexin-6 isoform X4: MMTIHADTIDLSDKSLQVDISDALSEKDKVKFTVHTKTTLPEFQKPDNLVVRQHEEFVWLHDRFEENEEYAGYIIPPCPPRPDFDASREKLQKLGEGEGNMTREEFNKMKQELEAEYLATFKKTVAMHEMFLTRLAHHPVFRNDHNLRVFLEYDQDLCVRGKNRMEMFGGLVKSFSKTTDEYYLSATVKDVNDFFDQEMTFLQTYHHNLKEATRLADRQTSKHKDVADSYIKISTNLLQLATTDSGKLERFLTKIAETFEKLRKVEGRVASDEDLKLSDTLRYYMRDTAAAKRLLFRRLKALHEYETANRTLEKARAKNKDVHAALEVAEAEQAQTEACEKYEQMSKKGREELLDFKTRRVAAFKKNLIELTELEIKHAKSHAELLKKCLSVLREE
- the Snx6 gene encoding sorting nexin-6 isoform X3 is translated as MMDGICDTADILNSTPPKKTIHADTIDLSDKSLQVDISDALSEKDKVKFTVHTKTTLPEFQKPDNLVVRQHEEFVWLHDRFEENEEYAGYIIPPCPPRPDFDASREKLQKLGEGEGNMTREEFNKMKQELEAEYLATFKKTVAMHEMFLTRLAHHPVFRNDHNLRVFLEYDQDLCVRGKNRMEMFGGLVKSFSKTTDEYYLSATVKDVNDFFDQEMTFLQTYHHNLKEATRLADRQTSKHKDVADSYIKISTNLLQLATTDSGKLERFLTKIAETFEKLRKVEGRVASDEDLKLSDTLRYYMRDTAAAKRLLFRRLKALHEYETANRTLEKARAKNKDVHAAEQAQTEACEKYEQMSKKGREELLDFKTRRVAAFKKNLIELTELEIKHAKSHAELLKKCLSVLREE
- the Snx6 gene encoding sorting nexin-6 isoform X2; the protein is MMDGICDTADILNSTPPKKTIHADTIDLSDKSLQVDISDALSEKDKVKFTVHTKTTLPEFQKPDNLVVRQHEEFVWLHDRFEENEEYAGYIIPPCPPRPDFDASREKLQKLGEGEGNMTREEFNKMKQELEAEYLATFKKTVAMHEMFLTRLAHHPVFRNDHNLRVFLEYDQDLCVRGKNRMEMFGGLVKSFSKTTDEYYLSATVKDVNDFFDQEMTFLQTYHHNLKEATRLADRQTSKHKDVADSYIKISTNLLQLATTDSGKLERFLTKIAETFEKLRKVEGRVASDEDLKLSDTLRYYMRDTAAAKRLLFRRLKALHEYETANRTLEKARAKNKDVHAALEVAEAEQAQTEACEKYEQMSKKGREELLDFKTRRVAAFKKNLIELTELEIKHAKSHAELLKKCLSVLREE